A stretch of Natronobacterium texcoconense DNA encodes these proteins:
- a CDS encoding TIM barrel protein — MSTTSSPDQPSPIECCDQTDVTPVSIDAAALESTAPGYLRDLKRELAEANLSPTSLTINACFEEDCSLATQEEVDRIRSHVRAGAFLGVGSVVVSVDDVENPEKVRPALAACAERAQREGIVLELEGPITLEE, encoded by the coding sequence ATGAGTACCACTTCGTCCCCCGACCAGCCGTCACCGATCGAGTGTTGTGATCAGACCGACGTCACCCCCGTGAGCATCGACGCGGCCGCCCTCGAGTCGACCGCGCCTGGCTACCTCCGCGACCTCAAACGCGAACTGGCGGAAGCGAACCTCTCGCCGACCTCGCTGACCATCAACGCCTGTTTCGAGGAAGACTGCTCGCTGGCGACTCAGGAGGAAGTCGACCGCATCCGAAGTCACGTACGTGCAGGCGCGTTCCTCGGTGTCGGCTCCGTCGTCGTCTCCGTCGACGACGTCGAAAACCCCGAAAAAGTCCGTCCCGCGCTCGCGGCCTGTGCCGAACGAGCCCAGCGGGAAGGGATCGTCCTGGAACTCGAGGGGCCTATCACGCTCGAGGAGTAA
- a CDS encoding METTL5 family protein — translation MAPSRRTLARELESIADFSDPSPDLEQYLTPPEIAAHLCHLAGLQGDLERPVADLGTGTGMLAVAASLAGAQRVVGVDVDPDALAVARDNAAQVGGDVDWIVGDVTRPPLSPDADVTVVSNPPFGAQRGNRHADREFLETARTIASVSYTIHNEGSQEFVESYAADEGGEVTHAFRAPFPIERRFEFHTEARETLEAEVFRIEWR, via the coding sequence ATGGCACCGTCCCGGCGGACGCTCGCTCGCGAACTCGAGTCGATAGCTGACTTTTCCGATCCGTCTCCCGACCTCGAACAGTACCTCACACCGCCGGAGATCGCCGCCCACCTCTGTCACCTGGCCGGTTTGCAGGGAGACCTCGAGCGCCCCGTCGCCGACCTCGGAACGGGAACCGGAATGCTGGCAGTCGCAGCCTCGCTCGCAGGCGCACAACGGGTCGTCGGAGTCGACGTCGACCCGGACGCGCTCGCAGTCGCCCGCGACAACGCAGCCCAGGTCGGTGGCGACGTCGACTGGATCGTCGGCGACGTAACCCGACCGCCGCTGTCTCCTGACGCCGACGTAACCGTCGTCTCGAATCCCCCATTTGGCGCACAGCGCGGAAACCGACACGCCGATCGCGAGTTTCTCGAGACCGCCCGAACGATCGCCTCGGTCTCCTACACGATCCACAACGAGGGGAGCCAGGAGTTCGTCGAATCCTACGCCGCAGACGAGGGCGGCGAGGTCACCCACGCGTTCCGGGCACCGTTCCCGATCGAACGGCGGTTCGAGTTCCACACCGAAGCACGCGAGACGCTCGAGGCGGAAGTGTTCCGGATCGAGTGGCGATAA
- a CDS encoding zf-TFIIB domain-containing protein, with amino-acid sequence MDECPRCQRSLEKLTLGEVSTITCPHCEYADIPVEHEPDEEDAESWRDAFNRFYEE; translated from the coding sequence ATGGACGAGTGCCCCCGATGTCAGCGCTCGCTCGAGAAACTCACCCTCGGGGAGGTCTCGACCATTACCTGTCCACATTGCGAGTACGCGGACATCCCCGTCGAACACGAACCCGACGAGGAAGACGCCGAATCCTGGCGGGACGCCTTCAATCGGTTCTACGAGGAGTGA